The following proteins come from a genomic window of Gimesia chilikensis:
- a CDS encoding PQQ-binding-like beta-propeller repeat protein, whose translation MKALLATALLSLFIAAPTYAGNWPGWRGPNSNGVAEGSGYPVEWDSSKNILWEVKFPGPSGSTPVIWGDDLFLTTNSEGKNRVICLDKNTGKEKWHTDFGTERAGKHKKGSGSSPSPAVDDQFIFGYFKSGDLACLTKEGKIVWQKNLQKEYGEDTLWWDLGTSPVLTDNLVVIACIQSDNSYIAAFDKATGKEVWKQSRNLDAPKEANQSYTTPVVAKQNGKEIIYVLGADHVTAHDAQNGKEIWRVGGLNPTQHEYFRSISSPVISDGYLIAPYARGGSLTGIKLGGQGDVTKSNVVWTKEGEGKGAFSDVPTPAAINGRFYVCSDKGEVLCFDIKTGKQIWEGRLPRSRHKFSASPILADGHIYVTREDGTTMVVEQGDEFKLVSENPLEGMALATPVFSDGKIYLKMTDKLYCLGNK comes from the coding sequence ATGAAAGCTTTACTGGCGACTGCCTTACTCTCCCTGTTCATTGCCGCCCCCACCTATGCGGGCAACTGGCCCGGCTGGCGTGGTCCGAATTCGAATGGCGTCGCTGAAGGTAGCGGTTATCCTGTTGAATGGGACAGCTCCAAAAATATTCTCTGGGAAGTCAAATTCCCCGGGCCCAGTGGATCGACTCCCGTGATCTGGGGCGATGACCTGTTTCTGACCACAAACTCAGAAGGTAAGAATCGGGTGATCTGTCTCGACAAGAACACCGGGAAAGAAAAATGGCACACCGACTTCGGAACCGAACGTGCCGGCAAGCACAAAAAAGGGAGCGGCAGCAGCCCCTCGCCTGCAGTCGATGACCAGTTCATCTTCGGTTACTTCAAGAGCGGGGATCTGGCCTGCCTGACAAAAGAAGGAAAAATCGTCTGGCAGAAAAACCTGCAGAAAGAATATGGCGAAGACACCCTCTGGTGGGACCTGGGTACCTCGCCCGTCTTAACCGACAACCTGGTTGTGATCGCCTGCATCCAGAGCGACAATTCCTACATCGCCGCTTTCGATAAAGCGACTGGCAAAGAAGTCTGGAAACAGAGCCGCAACCTGGATGCCCCGAAAGAAGCCAATCAGAGTTACACGACTCCGGTAGTCGCCAAACAGAATGGTAAAGAAATCATCTACGTTCTGGGAGCCGACCATGTCACCGCCCACGATGCACAGAACGGTAAAGAAATCTGGCGCGTGGGGGGACTGAACCCCACTCAGCATGAATACTTCCGCTCGATTTCATCCCCCGTGATCAGCGATGGCTATCTGATCGCTCCCTATGCCCGCGGTGGTTCACTCACCGGAATCAAACTCGGTGGACAGGGAGATGTCACAAAATCCAATGTAGTCTGGACGAAAGAAGGGGAAGGCAAAGGCGCCTTCTCGGATGTTCCGACCCCAGCTGCTATTAACGGTCGCTTCTACGTCTGTTCGGATAAAGGTGAAGTGCTCTGCTTCGACATCAAGACGGGAAAACAGATCTGGGAAGGACGCCTGCCACGCAGCCGTCATAAATTCAGTGCCTCTCCGATTCTGGCGGACGGACATATTTATGTAACCCGCGAAGACGGAACCACCATGGTTGTGGAACAGGGAGACGAATTCAAGCTCGTTTCCGAAAACCCACTGGAAGGTATGGCCCTGGCCACACCGGTCTTCTCGGATGGTAAGATCTATCTGAAGATGACTGATAAACTGTATTGCCTCGGCAACAAGTAA
- a CDS encoding SGNH/GDSL hydrolase family protein: MNTLLRLTTLLSLLILAVPSLALTDEPAKPAPESQPAAEAEFQDPLRLILPPIIYAIPGIETSVYFDNVSLTINPGNYVFDVHCNRGHLQQERWTYTPDEKEIGDYKFKLNVLDQNNKIIASQESRLRVVPTAAGKDKPTSLLMIGDSLTHNSVYPRHVFELSEKFQGPKLKLIGSHNPSNEANVRHEGYGGWTAVRFATHFKENARQGNYRERGSPFLYADEYGKPQLDFPRYCKEFNDGNAPDLVTIFLGPNDVYSATDESIEERTDTMVKHLDILVKMIHDFNPKTKIGFMLPVPPAASQDAFGTTNGRQQTRWQYKRNQHYVAERMLKHYGGKEAEQIYLVPTHLNLDCVHNYPAKRVPWNSHTTEETLRQNNAVHPASNGYLQIGDSVFSWIKEVSR, translated from the coding sequence ATGAACACTCTACTTCGTCTGACTACTCTCTTGAGTCTTTTAATCCTGGCGGTCCCGTCACTCGCCCTGACTGATGAACCTGCCAAACCAGCCCCGGAATCTCAGCCCGCCGCGGAAGCAGAATTTCAAGATCCGTTACGCTTGATCCTGCCTCCCATCATTTACGCAATCCCCGGAATTGAAACCAGTGTCTACTTTGACAATGTGTCGCTGACGATCAACCCTGGGAACTACGTATTTGACGTGCACTGTAACCGGGGACATCTGCAGCAGGAACGCTGGACTTACACGCCCGACGAAAAAGAGATCGGCGATTACAAGTTCAAGCTGAACGTGCTGGATCAGAACAACAAGATCATCGCGTCCCAGGAATCACGCCTGCGGGTCGTCCCCACAGCGGCCGGTAAAGATAAGCCAACCAGTCTGCTGATGATCGGGGACAGCCTGACCCACAATTCGGTTTATCCCCGACACGTATTTGAACTGAGCGAAAAATTCCAGGGCCCTAAACTGAAACTGATCGGTTCTCACAACCCGAGCAATGAAGCGAATGTGCGACACGAAGGTTACGGCGGCTGGACTGCGGTCCGTTTTGCAACCCACTTCAAGGAAAATGCCCGCCAGGGAAATTACCGCGAACGAGGCAGCCCATTCCTGTATGCCGATGAATACGGGAAGCCGCAACTCGACTTTCCCCGTTACTGCAAAGAGTTCAATGACGGCAACGCGCCTGACCTGGTCACAATTTTCCTCGGCCCCAACGATGTCTATTCAGCCACGGATGAGAGCATTGAAGAACGCACGGACACGATGGTCAAGCATCTGGATATTCTGGTCAAGATGATTCACGATTTTAATCCAAAGACCAAAATCGGTTTCATGCTGCCCGTTCCGCCAGCCGCCAGCCAGGATGCGTTCGGTACCACCAATGGTCGGCAGCAGACACGCTGGCAGTACAAGCGTAATCAGCACTATGTCGCGGAACGGATGCTGAAACATTATGGTGGCAAGGAAGCAGAACAGATCTACCTGGTACCGACACACCTGAACCTTGACTGCGTGCACAACTATCCCGCGAAGCGAGTTCCCTGGAACTCCCACACCACAGAGGAAACACTGCGTCAGAACAACGCTGTCCACCCAGCCAGCAATGGTTACCTGCAGATCGGGGACAGCGTGTTCAGCTGGATTAAAGAAGTTTCCCGGTAA
- a CDS encoding arylsulfatase — protein MRRSAPVVLFSLFILGCLTSAVSSAAAADKQPPNIVFIIADDLGYKELGCYGQKYIKTPNIDKLAKDGIRFTQFYSGNAVCAPSRCNLMTGKHPGHAYVRNNGKPDYVQDMKEKEGWEYPGQHPIPDAEVTIAEMLKQKQYATGAMGKWGLGHFGTTGDPNKQGFDLFYGFNCQVHAHNHYPRFLWRNHTKETLPGNDRTLNGETYSQDKFVEVGMEFIRENKDRPFFLYLPFAVPHLAIQAPEESVAEYRGKIPEEDYKHRGYIKRPDPRAGYAAMITHMDKGVGQIMNLLKELNLDDNTVVFFTSDNGPTYDRLGGSDSVFFESAGPWRGFKGSLYEGGIRVPLVVRWPGHIPEGDVTDHLSAFWDVMPTIAQLTGTKAPADIDGISFVPTLLGKPQEQKQHEYLYWEFPAYTGQQAVHMGDWKGVRQNLLRKKNPQMKIELYNLKDDPGEQHDVADQHPEVVARIKSIMKTGRTPSKMFPFPALDQQ, from the coding sequence ATGCGCCGTTCAGCCCCCGTGGTCTTATTCTCGCTGTTTATTCTTGGTTGTCTGACCAGCGCTGTGTCCAGTGCAGCTGCAGCCGACAAACAGCCCCCCAACATTGTCTTCATTATCGCTGATGACCTGGGCTACAAAGAACTGGGTTGTTACGGCCAGAAATATATCAAGACGCCGAATATCGACAAGCTTGCCAAAGACGGAATCCGTTTCACCCAGTTCTATTCGGGAAATGCGGTCTGTGCCCCTTCCCGTTGCAACCTGATGACCGGCAAACATCCGGGACATGCCTATGTGCGGAATAACGGCAAGCCTGACTATGTGCAGGACATGAAAGAGAAAGAGGGCTGGGAGTATCCGGGGCAGCATCCGATTCCCGATGCCGAAGTCACCATCGCAGAGATGCTCAAACAGAAACAATATGCCACCGGTGCCATGGGCAAGTGGGGGCTGGGGCACTTCGGGACGACCGGAGACCCGAATAAGCAGGGCTTCGATCTGTTTTACGGCTTCAACTGCCAGGTGCATGCCCACAATCACTATCCCCGCTTCCTCTGGCGGAATCACACCAAAGAAACGCTGCCGGGCAACGACCGGACTTTGAATGGCGAAACCTATTCGCAGGACAAATTTGTCGAAGTCGGAATGGAATTCATTCGTGAAAACAAAGATCGTCCCTTCTTCCTGTATCTGCCGTTCGCGGTTCCGCACCTGGCGATCCAGGCACCGGAGGAATCGGTAGCAGAATACCGGGGTAAAATTCCGGAAGAGGATTATAAACATCGCGGATACATCAAACGCCCCGATCCCCGCGCCGGTTATGCAGCCATGATCACACACATGGACAAAGGCGTTGGCCAGATCATGAATCTGCTCAAAGAATTAAATCTGGATGACAATACCGTGGTCTTTTTCACTTCTGACAACGGCCCGACATACGATCGCCTGGGCGGATCTGATTCGGTCTTCTTTGAATCGGCAGGCCCCTGGCGCGGGTTCAAGGGCAGTCTATATGAAGGGGGAATCCGTGTGCCACTGGTGGTTCGCTGGCCGGGACACATTCCTGAAGGTGATGTGACCGACCATCTCTCCGCGTTCTGGGATGTCATGCCCACCATCGCACAGCTGACGGGAACCAAAGCACCTGCCGACATTGATGGCATCAGCTTCGTACCGACCCTGCTGGGCAAACCGCAGGAGCAGAAGCAGCACGAGTATCTCTACTGGGAGTTTCCGGCTTACACGGGACAGCAGGCGGTTCACATGGGTGACTGGAAAGGTGTGCGTCAGAATCTGTTGCGAAAGAAAAATCCGCAGATGAAGATCGAACTCTACAACCTCAAAGATGATCCGGGCGAACAACACGACGTGGCTGATCAGCATCCGGAAGTCGTGGCCCGCATCAAATCCATTATGAAAACGGGCCGTACTCCGTCAAAGATGTTTCCGTTTCCGGCACTGGATCAGCAGTGA
- a CDS encoding metallophosphoesterase family protein, protein MSPIKPDSRISLGRRAFLQQGALVLGGLTAAPLGQLAAAADQKQRGAVRVGLVTDLHYADKPPGGSRHYRETLKKLDEAVTQFKKDEPDFVVFHGDLIDSGKSLEQEKQHLQTIVTAIDAIPYPRHFVLGNHCVDQLTKAEFLKGVGQKESYFSFDRGGYHFVVLDSCFKSDGTPYGRHNFKWTDANMPASELKWLKDDLQQTKLPTIVFVHQPLDLKDTDAHAVKNSSEVRKVLESAGNVAAVFQGHSHRNKYSEIGGIHYCTMVAMVEGSGPTNNGYSTLDVYADGSLMLNGFRKQQDYHWS, encoded by the coding sequence ATGTCCCCAATCAAACCTGACTCCCGAATTTCATTAGGCAGACGTGCTTTTCTCCAGCAGGGAGCCCTGGTTCTAGGCGGACTGACTGCAGCGCCGTTGGGGCAACTGGCGGCTGCCGCTGATCAGAAACAAAGGGGCGCCGTCCGGGTGGGGCTGGTTACGGACCTGCACTACGCAGATAAGCCACCGGGCGGCTCGCGTCACTATCGGGAAACTTTGAAGAAACTGGACGAAGCAGTTACTCAGTTTAAGAAAGACGAGCCTGACTTCGTGGTCTTCCATGGCGATCTGATCGATTCCGGCAAATCGCTGGAGCAGGAGAAGCAACATCTGCAGACCATTGTTACAGCCATCGATGCCATTCCCTACCCGCGACATTTTGTGCTGGGGAATCATTGTGTCGACCAGCTGACCAAAGCAGAGTTCCTGAAAGGGGTGGGCCAGAAGGAGTCCTATTTCTCCTTTGATCGGGGCGGCTATCACTTTGTTGTGCTCGATTCCTGTTTCAAAAGCGATGGTACACCTTACGGGCGTCACAATTTCAAATGGACTGATGCTAATATGCCTGCCTCTGAATTGAAGTGGCTCAAGGATGATCTCCAGCAGACAAAGCTGCCGACCATCGTCTTTGTACATCAGCCGCTCGATCTGAAAGACACGGATGCCCACGCCGTCAAGAATTCTTCGGAAGTCCGTAAGGTCCTGGAATCAGCGGGCAATGTCGCTGCGGTCTTTCAGGGGCACAGTCACCGGAATAAATACTCAGAAATTGGTGGTATCCATTACTGCACAATGGTGGCAATGGTGGAAGGTTCAGGACCGACAAATAACGGGTACAGCACCCTGGATGTCTATGCTGACGGCTCACTGATGCTCAACGGATTTCGCAAGCAGCAGGATTATCACTGGAGCTGA
- a CDS encoding ArsR/SmtB family transcription factor gives MKLKETPNYDGPALEQAAECLKVLAHPARIRIVQLLLRGRYTVGELAEDCGIPSNVASEHLRLMQRCGFFVSEREGRSVYYSVAEPHLNKIMDCIEGRFFQS, from the coding sequence ATGAAACTGAAAGAAACTCCCAATTATGATGGCCCCGCACTGGAACAGGCAGCTGAATGCCTGAAGGTTCTGGCACACCCGGCCCGTATCCGTATCGTGCAGTTGCTTCTGCGCGGACGGTACACCGTGGGTGAGTTGGCTGAAGACTGTGGAATTCCCAGCAACGTTGCTTCAGAGCATCTGCGGCTGATGCAGCGCTGTGGTTTCTTTGTGAGTGAACGGGAAGGCCGGAGCGTCTACTATAGTGTGGCCGAGCCTCATTTAAACAAGATCATGGATTGCATCGAAGGACGTTTTTTCCAGTCCTGA
- a CDS encoding rhodanese-like domain-containing protein — MAEVKTITPEALARLHSQQDVAVIDVRTPAEFREVHATIARNIPLDKIGTDHIEELTNGSTDEPVYIICQSGNRSSRACQKLIDAGCPNVVSVEGGTKAWEAQGLPVERGKKTISLERQVRIAAGFLVFTGAMLGMFVNPWFSGISAFVGAGLMFAGITDTCGMAMVLAKMPWNQVSGCEQQQCQKAA, encoded by the coding sequence ATGGCAGAAGTCAAAACCATCACACCGGAAGCACTGGCCCGACTGCACAGTCAACAGGACGTTGCAGTTATCGACGTACGGACTCCTGCGGAATTCCGGGAAGTCCACGCTACAATCGCCCGCAACATCCCCCTGGACAAGATCGGGACAGACCATATTGAAGAGCTGACAAACGGCAGCACAGACGAGCCGGTCTACATTATCTGTCAGAGCGGCAACCGTTCGTCCCGCGCCTGCCAGAAACTGATTGATGCAGGCTGCCCGAACGTAGTCAGCGTCGAAGGGGGCACCAAAGCCTGGGAAGCACAGGGGTTGCCCGTTGAACGTGGTAAGAAAACTATTTCCCTGGAGCGTCAGGTTCGGATTGCAGCTGGTTTCCTGGTCTTTACCGGTGCCATGCTGGGCATGTTCGTTAACCCCTGGTTCAGTGGGATCTCGGCGTTCGTCGGGGCAGGATTAATGTTTGCCGGCATTACTGATACCTGTGGGATGGCGATGGTACTCGCCAAAATGCCCTGGAATCAGGTTTCCGGCTGTGAACAGCAACAATGTCAAAAAGCAGCTTAA
- a CDS encoding MBL fold metallo-hydrolase, with translation MFFQRYYLDCLSLASYMIADEETGDAVVVDPQRDIEIYLEDAKEHGLQIKHVILTHFHADFIAGHIELQKAVGAQIYLGSRGAAEFPHQSLSEGDEVLMGSVKITTMETPGHTPEGISLVVYDLNENPDQPKMILTGDTLFLGDVGRPDLLASLGVTAEELGGMLYDSLHEKILKLPDETLVYPAHGAGSMCGKQLSSEAVTTLGEQRRYNYALQPMSKAAFIDMVTTDLPEAPQYFVHDAILNRKERQTLDESIKAAWHAYSLVEVQQMLNSGTQVIDVRDAAEFAAGHLKGSINIGLEGRYATWAGTMLDKQAPIVVIASEEDQIEEAIIRLGRIGFDHVKGFLKDGLNSLQDHPELVSQTRRISAQAMQELDEQVTIIDIRTPAEWNTGHIENSINIPLNHLAEHLSEIPRDQTVIVHCQGGYRSSIAASLLEKQGFDNIIDLVGGFKAWQTIAA, from the coding sequence ATGTTCTTTCAACGTTACTATCTGGATTGTCTGTCGCTGGCATCTTACATGATTGCCGATGAAGAAACGGGCGACGCGGTTGTCGTCGACCCCCAACGTGATATTGAGATCTACCTCGAAGATGCGAAAGAGCACGGCCTGCAAATCAAGCACGTGATCTTGACTCACTTCCACGCCGATTTCATCGCCGGTCACATCGAACTGCAGAAAGCCGTAGGCGCTCAGATCTATCTGGGCAGCAGGGGCGCAGCAGAATTCCCTCACCAGTCCCTCTCGGAAGGTGATGAAGTACTGATGGGTTCTGTGAAAATCACAACCATGGAAACCCCGGGGCACACGCCGGAAGGCATCTCGCTGGTCGTGTATGACCTGAATGAAAATCCGGATCAGCCCAAAATGATTCTGACAGGAGACACCCTCTTCCTGGGAGACGTTGGTCGCCCTGACCTGCTGGCTTCTCTGGGTGTCACCGCCGAGGAATTGGGAGGCATGTTGTATGACTCTCTCCATGAGAAGATTCTGAAGCTGCCTGATGAAACTCTGGTCTATCCAGCGCATGGGGCGGGCTCCATGTGTGGAAAACAGCTCAGCAGTGAAGCGGTCACCACACTCGGTGAGCAGCGGCGCTATAATTACGCCCTGCAGCCAATGAGCAAAGCCGCCTTTATTGACATGGTGACCACCGATCTACCGGAAGCACCTCAGTACTTTGTGCACGATGCGATTCTCAATCGCAAGGAACGTCAGACCCTGGATGAAAGCATCAAAGCCGCCTGGCATGCCTACTCGCTCGTTGAAGTACAGCAGATGCTCAACAGCGGAACACAGGTGATCGACGTCCGAGATGCCGCCGAATTCGCAGCAGGCCATCTTAAAGGCAGCATCAATATCGGTCTGGAAGGTCGCTACGCCACCTGGGCAGGTACGATGCTGGATAAGCAGGCCCCCATCGTGGTGATTGCCAGTGAAGAAGATCAGATCGAAGAAGCAATCATCCGCCTGGGACGGATTGGTTTTGACCACGTAAAAGGATTCCTGAAAGACGGCCTCAACAGCCTTCAGGACCACCCTGAACTGGTCTCTCAAACCAGGCGGATTTCTGCCCAGGCCATGCAGGAACTGGACGAGCAGGTCACCATTATCGATATTCGCACGCCCGCTGAATGGAATACAGGGCATATTGAGAACAGCATCAACATCCCCTTAAATCACCTGGCAGAGCATCTGTCTGAGATCCCCCGGGACCAGACCGTGATCGTCCACTGCCAGGGAGGCTATCGTTCTTCGATTGCCGCCAGCCTGCTGGAAAAACAGGGATTTGACAATATCATCGATCTGGTCGGCGGCTTTAAAGCCTGGCAGACCATCGCTGCCTGA
- a CDS encoding tetratricopeptide repeat protein, translating to MVLLPASRRKRHLNAAEGYLMLEMPVQALRELSHITGQDRDSEKYCRFLGQSLQLAERFTEALDAYQDAYEKNPQNLTTLMGMAWCFKRTDQLSSAIGIMEEAYQHHADEPVVLYNLSCYFALADDKANALSWLGRALRMEPRLTKLIPEESDFNTLRNDKDFQFVVEAAEGNTSQNS from the coding sequence ATGGTACTCCTGCCCGCATCTCGACGGAAACGACATCTCAATGCGGCCGAAGGCTATCTGATGCTGGAAATGCCCGTGCAGGCGCTGCGTGAGCTGTCTCACATTACCGGTCAAGATCGTGACTCGGAAAAGTACTGCCGTTTTCTGGGGCAGTCGCTGCAACTGGCCGAGCGGTTTACCGAGGCACTCGACGCTTATCAGGACGCTTACGAAAAAAATCCCCAAAACCTGACAACGCTGATGGGGATGGCCTGGTGCTTTAAACGTACCGATCAACTCTCCTCTGCAATCGGGATCATGGAAGAAGCCTACCAGCATCATGCTGACGAACCTGTTGTGCTTTACAATCTGTCCTGCTATTTTGCGCTGGCGGACGACAAAGCCAACGCGCTGTCGTGGCTGGGGCGTGCTTTACGCATGGAACCCCGTCTGACGAAACTGATTCCGGAGGAATCAGACTTCAATACACTGCGAAACGATAAAGATTTTCAGTTCGTCGTCGAAGCTGCAGAAGGTAACACATCACAAAATTCCTGA
- a CDS encoding M28 family peptidase, translated as MTNIDTQRLKRLCEDLCQSIRPAESEALEAARQYVIRELEASGWEIERHPFQAQDSMLVTFSGQNLIARHPRLSDPEKPLFCIGAHLDTRPESPGADDNTSAVAALLELGRLLPELQQTGGAWSIELVAFDLEENGMLGGAEHARLHQEKKTDLRGMVSLEMLGYCDPTPGSQMLPRELVGMYPDTGDFIAVVGNQNSGKLIEAFKTGLKTVETLPVEILQVPQNGEMLQATRLSDHSPFWDAGYPALMITDTSFLRNPHYHQPSDTVDTLDFEFLTKVTQGSLEATRQILNQGY; from the coding sequence ATGACGAATATAGACACTCAACGACTGAAGCGGCTCTGTGAAGACCTCTGCCAGTCCATTCGTCCCGCGGAAAGTGAAGCACTGGAAGCCGCCCGCCAGTATGTGATCCGGGAACTCGAAGCCTCCGGATGGGAGATCGAACGGCACCCGTTTCAGGCTCAGGATTCCATGCTGGTCACGTTCTCAGGTCAGAACCTGATTGCCCGGCATCCCCGGTTGTCTGATCCGGAGAAACCATTATTCTGTATCGGCGCGCACCTGGATACGCGTCCCGAATCGCCCGGTGCGGATGACAATACCAGTGCCGTCGCTGCCCTGCTGGAACTGGGACGCCTGCTTCCCGAATTACAACAGACAGGCGGTGCGTGGAGTATTGAGCTGGTGGCGTTTGACCTGGAAGAAAACGGAATGCTGGGTGGAGCAGAACACGCCCGCCTGCACCAGGAAAAAAAGACAGATCTGCGCGGCATGGTTTCGCTGGAAATGCTGGGCTACTGCGATCCCACTCCAGGCAGTCAGATGCTGCCACGTGAGCTCGTCGGCATGTATCCCGATACGGGCGATTTTATCGCCGTCGTTGGTAATCAGAACTCCGGAAAGCTGATCGAAGCATTTAAAACCGGTCTCAAAACAGTGGAAACACTGCCGGTCGAAATCTTACAGGTTCCGCAAAATGGCGAAATGCTGCAGGCCACGCGTTTAAGTGACCATAGTCCGTTCTGGGATGCCGGTTATCCCGCACTGATGATTACCGACACCAGTTTCTTAAGAAATCCGCATTACCATCAACCCTCCGATACCGTTGATACACTCGATTTCGAGTTCCTGACGAAAGTAACGCAAGGGAGCCTGGAAGCAACCAGGCAGATCTTGAACCAGGGCTACTAG
- a CDS encoding DUF480 domain-containing protein, which translates to MNDATQEDKELLQISELSRPQRRVLGVLLEKAFTTPDQYPLTLKAVTTGCNQKSNRDPISNYSETQVYETLESLRELGLVAVIHSDSGRTERYRHYMRHRFNFTEPQLAILTELWLRGRQTMGELRGRASRMVPIETLEQLRAEFKGLLDQKYVQSNGSIERRGIEVDHNWYKESEGKALGFDSSADSEPEETRPAPTPAPVATVNNASSDLGALQEAVERLQSDNQQLSQQIASMADVVEQLQQQLADLKQELGS; encoded by the coding sequence ATGAATGACGCCACACAGGAAGATAAAGAACTGCTGCAGATCTCTGAACTTTCCAGACCCCAGCGCCGCGTGCTGGGGGTTTTACTGGAAAAAGCGTTTACGACTCCCGATCAATATCCACTGACACTCAAAGCAGTTACCACCGGTTGCAATCAGAAGAGCAACCGCGATCCCATCAGCAATTACAGTGAGACGCAAGTATATGAAACCCTGGAATCGCTGCGTGAATTAGGACTTGTAGCCGTAATTCATTCCGACAGTGGTCGCACAGAACGTTACCGCCATTACATGCGTCATCGTTTTAATTTTACCGAACCCCAACTGGCCATCCTGACTGAACTCTGGCTGCGGGGTCGCCAGACGATGGGAGAACTCCGCGGCCGGGCGAGTCGCATGGTGCCGATTGAGACTCTCGAACAGTTGCGAGCGGAATTTAAGGGACTTCTTGATCAGAAGTATGTACAATCAAATGGCAGCATTGAACGACGCGGCATCGAAGTCGATCACAACTGGTACAAGGAAAGCGAAGGCAAAGCGCTGGGATTCGATTCTTCAGCCGACAGCGAGCCTGAGGAAACGCGTCCTGCCCCCACTCCTGCTCCCGTTGCTACAGTCAACAATGCCAGCTCGGATCTGGGAGCCTTACAAGAAGCCGTAGAGCGTCTGCAGTCCGACAACCAGCAGCTGTCACAACAGATAGCATCCATGGCCGACGTGGTTGAACAGTTACAACAACAGCTGGCAGATCTCAAACAGGAACTGGGCAGTTGA